The Neurospora crassa OR74A linkage group I, whole genome shotgun sequence genome segment CCTCGTTCATGTCGatcacatacgaccatacccactggagaactcgggatcccgtccgctctcccatagataagccagtgagggccagactagtagttgggtcggtgacgaccagcgaatccctggtgttgtatgttttttgtGCTTTGTGGCCAGCTCGAACAACCATCCCTGTCCTCTTCTGACTCATCGTTTTTTGATTGCGACATGGATGTTTTGGCTTTTTGGCCCACGATCCAGAACATCGCCGCGGAAAAGTGTCCTTCATCTTGAACGCCCGTCTCCGTTCTGACCTTTCAGGGAAGCCTTGAAGCGTAGTTCATGTCATCACGCCGGTCTCCCGGTACCCTGTACTAGGTATATTTAGTGTTGAAATGCATAAACCCCTTGGTCTGTTTAGTATCCATCCAACGCGTAGTCCTTTCCGTTCGAAACCTTATTTGCCCTGTCGATTTGCACATCTATGCGGTTGAGCCTGTGATGTTGAACATGGCCCAGGTCCTCGTGTCATGCCGGTGTTTTCGTGTCTATTTCCTTGTCGTCTTTCATCATTGCCATACCACATCCTCATTGAAGCTGCCGACACCAAATCATTTTTGCGCCTGCTGAGAGGCGATGATCTCGCCGGCAATCTTGGCGGTGGCTTCAACAATGAGAGAATGCTCATGGGAGTGTATCCTCTCCTCTAGCTGCTCCAGGCTCTCACCCTCACGGCACTCGATCTCGCGCACAAGGACGGGCGCACCCTGGTCAACGGCCTCGATTACATAGTGCACCATGATGCCGGTCTTGTTGTTCTCCAGCTTTCCAGCCTGGAAGTCGGCGTACGCCCTGTCAATGGCGTGTGTACCGTCATATTTGCCTAGTGCAGAGCGCATGAGATGTCAGCGGACAATCCCGTTTTCCCTCCCACAGCATACAGCCCCTCGTCCCAGCAATGACCTACCAGGAAGCGCCGGATGCAAGTTAATGACCTTGATCCCCCTTTCCGCGATGGGCGCCAAAAAGTGCTTGCCAAAGATATACATCCACCCGGCGAGTACAATCAGATGCGGCCTTTCCGTCTTCTCATCCAGCGCGAGCACCTTCTCGGCCAGGGCAGCATCGTACTTGTTGCGCGCCTCCTGCAACTTCTCCGGGTCCGTCTCACCGCGCTCCTGGAAGCCGTGCGAGATCAGGTTGTAGTACTCCCAAGGGATCCCGGCCTTCTCGGCGCGCGTCGTCGCGTACGCCTTGCCCCTGTTCACGATCAGGCGGGTGATGCGCGCGTTGGGGATGTTGCCGGCGGCCAGGGCGTCGACGAGCGCCTGGAAGTTGGAGCCGTTGCCGGAggcgaagacgaggatgcgGCACTCTGCGGGGGAGGACATGGCGGGCGACTGGGAAGGCCGGTGGCGGATGGGTAAGGGAAGTAGGTATGTGGTCCTTGACGTGTGAAAAGAGAGTGAGAAGTGAAAGAAAAGGGTGAGAGTGTAGCAGTGGTGTCCGCGGATCAAAATTgatgtggtgtggtgtgagtgagtgagtgagtgattGGGTCCCTAGGTCGTTTTCCTCGGACATGGACCGGACCCAATGACGTGACAGCAGCCGAAATTTTGCTGCAGCGAGTGGAACGGTGGACGGGGAAGCCCCGGAACGAAGAGGGGCTTCAGTGGGTTTCGGTTGGCGCTAGCCCCTGAAAACCCGCCGAACCCCACGGGAAGCAGAAATAGAGTTCCATATCATTGGTATGTTATCTTCACGTGAGAGACCCACTTTTGACGTCGGTCGTTTTCTTGACTTtcgtccttctttcttttcttcaccatcatccatcactgTCTAAGATCCGCACGACCATTATCCGGCAGCATGTGAAGGCTTACCAAGTAATTCACTCAGCTATCAGAAAGCAAATCAACTCTTGCTATCGACGTTACTCAGGGGATGACGAAAGATGGCATTTACATGGGCCATGGCAGAACAAGGACACCACCACAAACAGCCGGAGACGACCTGATTACATACAACACTTATGTTGACGGATGCAACGGTCTATATGCACAACGGTCCATACGCATAACGGCCTTCATCAACTCACCAATGTTCCCAATTACGAATTCCCAATGGCCTTTGCAGTACCAACGATCTAGTCATTCTGTCGATCTTTGAGACACCATATCATGATATGAAATGACCGACCATTCATGTCAAACATCCTTCGACCAGACTGATATACTCACCAAGAGCATTATCGTCAACCACAGTGAAATCCAAGGAATCCGGTAAAGAGCTAGAGACCTTCGCCTGCAACGAGCCAACCTTTGAAGAAAGAAGCACCTGGAGTCCTGGGCAAATGCTGAGATCCATACCATATTGCGAAACAaaacctcaacctccctTCGTCTCATGCATGCTCTTCATCTCGTTCTCGAGGTAGGTAACATACCCTGCTGGAAGCCAAGCAGGAAGAAGCGGCGCAACGCAAATAGCCGAGTGAAGTGCCTCAGGCTCTCGCTATCATGGGGAGAAAACCTACCCGCACTCAAAGACAAGGAACTTACACGCAACTCGATGGGCAGTCACACTACATCAACAATGCACTTGACTATATTACGAGTAGAGGAATCAAGGCGCACGCAGCAAGATGTGTGAAGACGGCTGATATTTGGTCTAATGATCTAACCCAGTCCCTTAGGTTGATAAATCCTCCATGCCATGTGCTTCCTCGACAGTCCTCATCAGTTTCGGTCAAGTCATCGTGGCGGTTGTTGTACGAGTTGTTGTATCCGCCGCGATCACATTTAAACTGCGAAGAATTGTTTGATGTTGGCGAGGCCGAGGCTGTCGTCATCAAGCGAAGGCTGGTTAAGCAGGCGACTTGGGCGTAGGTGGAATATCCGATGGGTCTGTGTAAATGACCATGACCTTAGCCTTCGAGCGTCCATGAACCTCTGCTGCTTGGACCTCGGTGCGGAAAGTCTTCACGCCACCCACGGTGACATAGCTTTCCTTGCGCGCTTCTTCGCTGGTGTGCGCTTAGAGCTTGCTACAGCAAACGACCAAGGTTAGCGACATGACACGAGGCAGGCAGTATATCACTTTGTGTTCAGCAAATGTTCAGATGGATTGGCCACGTACCTACTACCCAGCGGAACGATGGGCAAGATCCTGCCGTTGGCGCGAAACGGAGTATCGGGGTCGATGCCGGCCTGCCGACACCATGTCTGGAATGCATGGTCAAAGGTGTGGAGGTATTCATATCCGGTACTGTGAGATTGATGATTAGCAGCACGAAGACGAGATAGCTTCAGATATTACCTAGGGTCGAGTTAGGTGTTGGCATGAATCATGTCGACTTACCCCCAGTGTCCCATGGCCAGATGGTTAAGGTCCCAAAAGACCGAGCGAAGGGTCCTACAAGCAAGAAAACAATGTGAGCGGGGACAAAGTGCTTGGGTCATTTGAGAATTGAGTTTTAAGGTGATGTGGGCTGACTTACGGCTCGCTGACCGGGTGAGGGTTGCCAGGGGGACGGATCGGCATTGTGGTTTGGTTGCGGCGGTAGAAAGCGACAACGCTTGCTTGTAAGTGTGATGTAGGTgggaaagagaggaaaagaaatacGTGGATGGAGGGTGAGAAGGGGAAAATTCATACCAAGCCGCAGGGTGGGGGGCACTGGCAAGAACTTGAAGAAGGGCCGGCAGTAAACTTGGACAGCCGGTGACAGCCACAGGCCCACGGTAATTGAAACCACAAGAAGGGGTGAGGAATTGAAGGAAGGCTACCGTCAGGCAGCAGGTACGGGTACGATTCAGAGATACCAAATTCAaacggtagaggtaagtatcTCTACGGTacttacctagaggtatgtacccTACCTATGTTACCCCATCATTTATCGCCCTAGGCACAATTACACTCGCTCGAGCCTGAGCAACGCAAGATACCTCGGCCGAGGGTTGTCATATCCAGCGCCTACACCAGGTCTTTATTGACACACAAAACGCATCAACAGACAGGCAATATGCCTTGGACTACGGTTCATAGCACCTTGATCGGATGAAATTCCGAGCCATAAGACGTATGATTCAGTAGCTGCTTCTGATGACAGGCAGATGGCATGGCGGCTATGTGGCGAGCAAACGGAGCGGACGAGTTCGTCTTCTTGTTACAAGCACGCAGTAGCTCAAGCCCCTGTATGTGACATGACAGCTAGGTGTAGATCTGCACTTCAAGCAGGAAGGAGCCTTAACCTCTCAAGTTGTGGTCTCTTTCATGTGGATCTCGCAAGATCATACATCCCTTTGAGCGATTAAGAGCATTGAGAGTCGCAAACGAATATCTTGGCTCAGGACTCGCATAGTTCAGACAATGGGTTACATGTATTGACCTGTTGAGCTTGCATCTACCGTGCGATATCCAATCACCAGACGGTAATCCATCTTAATATACATGGGTTAAAATAGAGTGGAGTGTTCTTTGGATGTTTCGGCTCGAGAATAGCAATACTGTACTGCATACATTGTTTGTCATTACTTGGCAAGAGTTCCTTGTACGTTAATCCAGAGCTTGAGCTAGCAATGCTCTCTCCAAAGCGCCCCCCTATCTCAACTCACGCGTTTCATACTTCGGACGAGGACGGGGTTTTAGGCCGCAATAATCTGCGTTCTATCTGCCGCGGGGTACTTCTAATAACCTTCCATGTCACATTAGTGCCTTTTTcacttcttttctcttttcaaGAGCCAAGCTCGGTTTCCTTCAAGCCCACTCTCACCTTGACCATACCTtacacttcttcttcccccttccatcttcatcatcttcttcctcgtcttcgtcagTGATCAACAACGACCAAACAAGGGAAAGCACGATGTCAGACGAGACAccctctccccctcttccccctccGCCATATTCGGCGGTACAGCAACCGCAAATGTCGCCGCATACCCATGGGCCCTCGAGGGTGTACGTGCCGAACCTAATGGGAATTCTCCGACACGTTCATTTACTTCACCCGGATGTGTCAAGAGTTGAGCTTCAGCTAGAAATGGAGTCCATGAAGAGATGGTGGGCGAGGTCGATTGCGCCTGCACGTGTCCAGTGCTTTGGTGCAATTCACCCGACTTACGCGAACGACTTTCAAGACTTCTTTGCGGATTGCCAGATTTGGCATAAGTACAGTAAGTGGCTCCATGTCCGTAAACAGACACCAAGGAAACACAACAGAGGTTTGAATAGTTGCTGATAGCTCATCTGACATTATTCTCAGTTTGCCCTGACGCTTCGGGCCACACTACTGAGCAGCTTAGGCACCGTTTGACTGCCTCTGAGAACGAAAATCGGCACCTCTCAAGGAAAATCGACAGGTTGCACGAGGAAATCGAGGAGCACGAACAGGCCTTGGCTGAGAAAAATGCGATTGCGACCGCATACAACCAAGTCATCAGTGGACTGAAGGAAGAGGTCAAGCAAGCCGAGATTGCCAAGGAAGTCACGGAGCAGACGATGGCGAGCAAGGTCGCGGCTTTGGAAGCCAAGCTCAGGCAGGTTACGGAGGAAAGTACCGCCCAGCTGAAGGCGGAAATTGCGCATCAACAGGTCCTAGCAGCTGAACTGAAGAAGTTCAAAGACGACAGTGCTGCGGAGAAAGTCAAACTCTCCAACAAGATCACAAACCTAGAGGCCCAGAACGAGCAACTGCTCAACAAGAAAGTCAAAGaccaggggcaggggcaggtCACAACCCCGATGCTCAGGTTTGCATCAATCGACGAGACCCTCGCCAAAGTCGAGGCACAACAACGCACGCGAGTGCACAAGATCGGCAAGGAGATAGAAGAGATCGAGGTTCACGATGAGGGCGAGACCGGCGACGAAGAAAGCTCTGGATCCGACAAGATGACATATGCCGAGCTCGAGCTCGAGTGCCGCCGGCTGAGCGACCTCGTCGATCGTCGCAACTTGGAGACGGGTCAGCTCCACGTCAGAACCCAGAACCTTGAGCGTCGTACCAGAGAAGTCGAGGAGAAGGGTCGCGCGCTGGAAGCCAAGGAAGAGGGCACGAAGAAGGGCCTCGCCGCCATACTTACCAAGTCCAAGCAAGTGAGTCGCGTGGGAAAAGTGGTTCGTGAGCTGGTAAAGGAGGGCAGTGTTCCGGCGGCAAGCGATCTGCTTGCAAGCATGTTGGGGGATCTGAAGCAGGTTGTAAAGAAATTTGAGGAGGACGTGGGTCAGGGCGGCCAGGGGTTCAACgtgggagtgggagctgATGAATGGTTGTGGGAAGATCCTTACAATGTCTGAGCGGAGTACTTCTTGTCTGCCTCTTCTATACCTTTACATCTAGTCGTACTAGTTGAGGCCTTTGGTCTTTGCTGATAGATCTTTTGACAGGTGT includes the following:
- the ad-9 gene encoding phosphoribosylglycinamide formyltransferase; translated protein: MSSPAECRILVFASGNGSNFQALVDALAAGNIPNARITRLIVNRGKAYATTRAEKAGIPWEYYNLISHGFQERGETDPEKLQEARNKYDAALAEKVLALDEKTERPHLIVLAGWMYIFGKHFLAPIAERGIKVINLHPALPGKYDGTHAIDRAYADFQAGKLENNKTGIMVHYVIEAVDQGAPVLVREIECREGESLEQLEERIHSHEHSLIVEATAKIAGEIIASQQAQK